A region of Haliotis asinina isolate JCU_RB_2024 chromosome 7, JCU_Hal_asi_v2, whole genome shotgun sequence DNA encodes the following proteins:
- the LOC137290320 gene encoding DNA-binding protein inhibitor ID-2-like gives MKAVVETCVRADFGVKDIKITKPRIEDSEMSACFHKLKELVPSVPQHKRISKVALLQHVIDYILDLEITLEKHPAMASIPPPLAAVCRSPLTEKSDLNAQIEPACDILMDTASSGLCDLRPPSK, from the exons ATGAAGGCTGTTGTTGAAACCTGTGTCAGGGCTGACTTTGGAGTCAAGGACATTAAAATTACCAAGCCAAGGATTGAGGATTCCGAAATGTCGGCATGTTTCCACAAGCTAAAGGAATTGGTTCCGTCTGTGCCTCAACACAAGAGGATATCCAAGGTAGCACTTCTCCAACATGTCATTGACTACATCCTTGATCTGGAGATAACCCTGGAGAAGCATCCTGCCATGGCATCAATCCCACCTCCCCTCGCTGCCGTCTGCCGCTCGCCGCTCACAGAAAAATCGGATCTTAACGCCCAAATTGAG CCTGCTTGTGATATTCTAATGGATACAGCATCGAGCGGCCTGTGCGATCTCCGACCTCCGTCCAAATAA